One genomic segment of Vibrio nitrifigilis includes these proteins:
- a CDS encoding ABC transporter permease, which yields MADFWKRFSQNRPALIGLLIIFAVVLLSLTAPLLYPKSPWGMVQRPFLPPFTMSHFLLGTDTMGRDIASGLAHGAGISLLVGLISTVVSLVIGIPLGAIAGYFGGWVDDVLMRFTELFQSVPSFALAIVLVAIFEPSIYSIVISIGIVSWPPVARLLRGEVMAYRSREFVEAAVLSGQKHGTIIWRQILPNTLSPIIVLASMMVASSILIESSLSFLGLGAPDVMSWGYIIGAGRTAIRQAWWITVFPGIAIMLTVLALNLIGEGLNDALNPRVARSGK from the coding sequence ATGGCTGATTTCTGGAAGCGCTTTTCACAAAATCGCCCTGCGTTAATCGGGCTACTCATAATTTTCGCTGTCGTGCTGTTGTCGCTCACTGCGCCGCTACTTTATCCGAAGTCGCCATGGGGAATGGTTCAGAGGCCATTTTTACCTCCATTCACCATGTCTCACTTTCTATTAGGCACCGACACGATGGGGCGTGATATTGCCTCAGGATTGGCTCATGGAGCCGGTATTTCATTGTTGGTAGGGTTGATATCTACCGTGGTCTCTTTAGTGATAGGCATTCCTCTTGGCGCAATAGCGGGTTATTTTGGTGGTTGGGTAGATGACGTATTAATGCGCTTTACCGAACTGTTTCAATCGGTTCCAAGTTTTGCTTTGGCGATTGTTTTAGTCGCGATTTTTGAACCATCTATCTACTCGATTGTGATCTCGATTGGCATCGTCTCATGGCCTCCTGTGGCGCGATTATTACGGGGCGAAGTGATGGCTTATCGTTCCCGTGAGTTTGTTGAGGCCGCGGTTCTTTCTGGTCAAAAGCATGGCACGATTATTTGGCGTCAAATCTTACCGAATACGCTTTCTCCGATCATCGTTTTGGCTTCAATGATGGTGGCTTCTTCTATCTTGATTGAAAGCTCATTGTCGTTCTTAGGCCTTGGTGCTCCAGATGTGATGTCTTGGGGATACATCATAGGCGCGGGGCGAACTGCGATTCGTCAAGCATGGTGGATTACCGTTTTTCCTGGTATCGCCATTATGTTGACTGTACTTGCTCTCAATCTCATTGGTGAAGGGCTTAATGATGCATTAAACCCTCGTGTTGCACGAAGTGGCAAGTAA
- a CDS encoding ABC transporter substrate-binding protein, translating to MTKFFSLRTALKPRMEDTIKSCPPKRSVVSKTVALAKKNTRQKPWRSTIAAILLSVWAVNSVQAAPTEGGKIDLTVNPEPPALMLGVISNASAQLVAGNIYEGLLRYDDKLHPQPSLAKSWEISPDGLTYTFHLHENVKFHDGVPMTSDDVLFSVKDLLLKTLPSQRLIMKHVKSVTAPDKYTVVFKLKAPFEAFIRTFSFAKMPIIPKHLYAGTDYYTNPHNKTPIGTGPFKFAEWKHGNYIKLVKNKDYYLPGKPYLDQVIYHVIPDSASRSVAYENGVLNVLPGGTVENFDIDRLSKLPNSCLTEKGWEYNSPLSWLWLNNAEAPMNNPKFRKAIMYALNRQFARDVLWNGYAKIATGPFSQRLPFYSEQKPEYDYDPAKAKALLKEIGYKGKKPLRLLPLPYGETWQRWAEAVKQNLEEVGIPVSIEATDVAGWNQRTSNRDYDIAFTYMYQNGDPAIGVERNYRSTQIPKGSPWTNVEGYNNPKMDKLFDQASVAFPASERQKIYDTIQAKLQQDVPVAWLLDLSFPTIYNCKYQNLITTANGLSSSLRDTWIKK from the coding sequence ATGACTAAGTTCTTTTCTCTGAGAACCGCTCTAAAACCTCGCATGGAAGATACAATTAAATCATGCCCACCAAAACGTTCTGTTGTTTCTAAGACAGTGGCACTCGCCAAGAAAAATACGCGACAAAAACCTTGGCGCTCAACGATCGCAGCGATATTACTGTCAGTTTGGGCAGTGAATTCTGTACAGGCAGCGCCGACGGAAGGAGGCAAAATCGATCTAACCGTGAACCCAGAGCCGCCGGCGTTAATGTTAGGGGTGATCAGCAATGCCTCAGCACAGTTGGTTGCAGGAAATATTTATGAAGGTTTATTGCGATACGATGATAAATTGCATCCTCAACCTTCACTGGCGAAATCCTGGGAAATATCACCGGATGGATTAACTTATACTTTCCATCTCCATGAGAACGTTAAGTTCCATGATGGCGTTCCTATGACGTCCGATGATGTGCTATTCAGTGTTAAGGATCTATTGTTAAAAACGCTTCCTTCACAGCGTCTTATTATGAAGCATGTAAAATCGGTCACTGCTCCAGATAAATACACGGTGGTATTTAAGTTAAAGGCGCCATTTGAAGCATTTATTCGTACATTCAGTTTTGCCAAAATGCCAATTATTCCAAAGCATCTATATGCTGGAACAGATTATTATACCAACCCACATAATAAAACACCGATAGGTACTGGGCCGTTTAAATTTGCTGAGTGGAAGCATGGTAATTACATCAAGCTGGTAAAAAACAAAGATTATTACTTACCGGGTAAACCTTATCTGGATCAGGTGATTTATCACGTTATTCCTGATTCTGCATCACGATCTGTTGCGTATGAAAATGGTGTTTTGAATGTACTTCCAGGCGGAACGGTTGAGAATTTTGATATTGATCGCTTGTCTAAATTACCCAATAGCTGTTTAACGGAAAAAGGGTGGGAATATAATTCACCGCTCTCTTGGTTGTGGTTAAACAATGCCGAAGCGCCGATGAATAATCCAAAATTCCGCAAGGCAATTATGTATGCGCTGAATCGTCAGTTTGCGCGTGATGTGCTTTGGAATGGGTATGCAAAAATTGCGACAGGTCCATTCTCACAACGGTTACCTTTCTACAGTGAGCAAAAACCTGAATACGATTATGATCCTGCGAAGGCAAAAGCGTTGCTGAAAGAGATTGGTTATAAAGGTAAAAAACCACTTCGTTTATTACCACTTCCATATGGTGAAACGTGGCAGCGCTGGGCAGAAGCGGTCAAACAGAATCTTGAAGAAGTGGGCATTCCCGTCTCTATCGAGGCTACCGATGTTGCTGGATGGAACCAACGGACCTCTAACCGAGATTACGATATTGCCTTTACCTACATGTATCAAAATGGCGATCCAGCGATTGGTGTAGAACGTAACTATCGCTCTACACAAATTCCGAAAGGTTCACCGTGGACGAATGTAGAAGGGTATAACAATCCGAAAATGGATAAATTATTCGATCAGGCATCAGTGGCTTTCCCTGCTTCAGAGCGGCAGAAGATTTACGACACCATTCAAGCTAAGTTGCAGCAAGATGTTCCGGTCGCTTGGTTACTCGATCTGAGCTTCCCAACGATCTACAACTGCAAATACCAAAATTTAATCACCACTGCGAATGGGTTATCTAGCTCATTACGTGACACTTGGATCAAAAAGTGA
- a CDS encoding ABC transporter permease has product MTRFILGRLLRAVIILFCIAVLNFLLIHLAPGDPASVMAGEAGDTDPIFLQQLQERFGLDQPLYMQLWLYISSIAHLDLGFSYRQSLPVIQLIGDRLPATLLLSVAAFVISLGLGVLGGAIASAKQGKITDTIISFVALIFYATPLFWLALMGVLMFSVHFNWLPGFGYETVGAGYAGFERALDILRHLVLPAMTLGLFFMAVYVRMTRASMLEVNQLDFVKTAKAKGLRPAVIQRRHVLRNALLPVVTLAGLQAGQLVSGAVLIETVFAWPGIGRLMFDALSQRDYNLLLGVFMVSAAMVLFFNLITDILYRLVDPRIKEA; this is encoded by the coding sequence ATGACACGCTTTATATTAGGGCGACTGTTAAGAGCAGTGATTATCCTGTTTTGCATTGCCGTACTTAACTTTCTGTTGATTCATTTAGCCCCTGGTGATCCTGCCTCAGTCATGGCAGGCGAAGCAGGTGATACAGACCCTATTTTTCTACAACAACTTCAAGAGCGATTTGGTTTGGATCAACCACTATACATGCAGTTGTGGCTTTATATCTCGTCTATCGCTCATTTAGATCTGGGCTTTTCATACCGTCAATCTTTACCTGTTATTCAATTAATTGGCGACCGCTTACCTGCCACACTGTTGTTGTCTGTTGCTGCCTTTGTGATTTCGTTGGGGTTAGGCGTACTAGGCGGAGCAATTGCGTCGGCTAAACAGGGCAAAATAACCGATACCATTATCTCTTTTGTGGCTCTGATTTTTTATGCGACCCCGTTGTTTTGGCTCGCGTTAATGGGCGTACTAATGTTTTCGGTACATTTTAATTGGTTGCCAGGGTTTGGCTATGAAACCGTTGGTGCAGGCTATGCCGGCTTTGAGCGTGCGCTGGATATATTGCGCCACTTAGTGCTCCCCGCCATGACGTTAGGCTTATTTTTTATGGCGGTATATGTGCGAATGACGCGAGCATCGATGCTGGAAGTCAATCAGTTGGATTTTGTGAAAACTGCCAAAGCCAAAGGGTTAAGACCTGCGGTGATTCAGCGCCGACATGTATTACGTAATGCTTTACTCCCTGTAGTTACCTTAGCTGGATTACAAGCAGGGCAACTGGTGAGTGGTGCTGTGTTGATTGAAACCGTATTTGCGTGGCCGGGAATTGGGCGTTTGATGTTTGATGCCTTGTCACAGCGAGACTACAACTTGCTACTAGGTGTCTTCATGGTGTCTGCAGCCATGGTGCTGTTCTTCAACCTCATTACCGACATTCTCTATCGTTTGGTCGACCCACGCATCAAGGAGGCATAA
- a CDS encoding GntR family transcriptional regulator, producing MNSYKKWSDSQESSNNQPKAVFAYNAIRKAIITMSLEPGKTLSEKEICAQYNISRTPVREAVLRLSQEGLVNVIPGEGTFVSKISVRSVIEGQIVRSSLELRMARLAARTYLAEFEKEFDLIMYLQSDAAKRQDYDEAFSIDNSFHQLICKVAGFPNVWRTIHNSIGQLDRVRYRAFPQSGYFDAMVDEHQAIYNAIRNHDEELSCQLMRSHLDDIARMLSLVMEENPNIIIQEEDMDILSALRTPYS from the coding sequence GTGAATTCGTATAAAAAATGGTCTGACTCACAAGAGTCTAGCAACAATCAACCCAAGGCAGTATTCGCTTATAACGCAATTCGTAAAGCTATTATCACCATGTCTCTTGAGCCAGGGAAGACGCTAAGCGAGAAAGAAATTTGTGCACAATACAACATATCAAGAACCCCTGTGAGAGAAGCGGTTCTGCGCTTATCTCAAGAAGGTTTAGTGAATGTGATTCCTGGTGAGGGAACTTTTGTTAGTAAGATTTCGGTGCGCAGTGTCATCGAAGGGCAAATTGTGAGATCTAGCCTTGAATTGCGCATGGCACGCTTAGCTGCTCGAACTTATCTTGCTGAATTTGAAAAAGAATTTGATTTGATTATGTATCTTCAATCTGATGCAGCAAAGCGACAGGATTACGACGAAGCATTTTCTATCGACAATTCTTTTCACCAATTAATCTGTAAAGTGGCTGGATTCCCTAATGTTTGGCGCACGATTCATAACTCAATAGGTCAACTTGATCGTGTGCGATATCGGGCCTTTCCTCAGTCTGGTTACTTTGATGCGATGGTGGATGAACATCAGGCAATATATAATGCAATTCGCAATCATGATGAAGAGCTGTCTTGCCAATTGATGCGCAGCCATTTAGATGATATTGCTCGTATGCTTTCTCTTGTGATGGAAGAAAACCCCAATATTATTATTCAAGAGGAGGATATGGATATTCTCAGTGCACTACGCACGCCTTATTCTTAA
- a CDS encoding ABC transporter ATP-binding protein, with amino-acid sequence MSELYKLPTNQESHAPQTAVPVVEISKLSIALPDGADRPFAVERVNLNLYAGKMLCVVGESGSGKSMSANALMGLLPDAVRIAEGRIMLEGTNLLNLPTEDFYDIRGRRVAMIFQEPMSALNPLMKISKQIEEVFAAHGLLTPKERKERALQLLTEVGLPEPPRIAESFPFQLSGGQRQRVVIAMALALEPQVLIADEPTTALDVTTQKQILKLISRLQIERNMAVMFITHDFGVVAEIADDVAVMQLGRIVEKGTAEEVLYSPKHEYTQKLIAAIPKLRSGHTDLPQRETILKVENLSKTYRRSGGFFSKQQPVHAVQNVSFSLGKGETLGIVGESGSGKSSVGRCLVRLQDPDQGRVLLGDTDMASLKGEGLRLSRRNLQMIFQDPFASLNPRAKVGRIIADGPIAYGESESNALAKAAELMDLVGLDPKALDRFPHEFSGGQRQRIGIARALALEPDIIVADEAVSALDVSIQAQVLELLAKLKKELNLSLIFITHDLRVAAQICDRVMVMKKGQVVEIGTGAEIFDAPKNVYTKGLIEAIPGRLKEMRMSS; translated from the coding sequence ATGAGTGAACTATATAAGTTGCCTACCAATCAAGAAAGCCACGCACCACAAACCGCGGTTCCAGTTGTGGAAATCTCGAAACTTTCAATAGCATTGCCAGATGGTGCCGATCGTCCATTTGCTGTCGAGCGCGTTAATCTCAATTTATATGCAGGGAAAATGCTGTGTGTGGTCGGTGAATCGGGTTCTGGCAAATCAATGTCTGCCAATGCATTGATGGGGCTTTTACCGGATGCGGTGAGAATTGCAGAGGGCCGAATTATGCTGGAAGGAACCAACCTGCTCAACCTTCCAACAGAAGATTTTTATGATATTCGTGGTCGTCGAGTAGCGATGATTTTCCAAGAACCGATGTCCGCTTTAAATCCCTTGATGAAAATATCTAAGCAAATTGAAGAGGTGTTCGCTGCTCATGGATTATTGACGCCCAAAGAGCGTAAGGAGCGAGCACTACAACTCTTGACTGAGGTCGGTTTACCTGAGCCCCCGCGAATTGCTGAATCTTTCCCATTTCAATTATCGGGTGGGCAACGTCAAAGAGTGGTGATCGCAATGGCGTTAGCCCTTGAGCCTCAAGTATTGATTGCGGATGAACCGACCACGGCTCTTGATGTTACAACCCAAAAGCAGATTTTAAAGCTGATTAGTCGGTTGCAAATTGAACGCAATATGGCAGTGATGTTCATTACCCATGATTTTGGAGTGGTCGCTGAAATTGCCGATGATGTGGCGGTGATGCAATTAGGACGTATTGTAGAAAAAGGCACTGCAGAAGAAGTGCTGTACTCACCAAAACATGAATATACCCAAAAATTAATTGCGGCGATTCCTAAGTTACGTAGCGGACACACGGATCTTCCTCAGCGAGAAACCATTCTTAAGGTTGAAAACCTGAGTAAAACTTATCGTCGTAGTGGTGGTTTTTTCTCTAAACAACAGCCTGTCCATGCAGTACAAAACGTCAGTTTCTCATTAGGGAAAGGAGAAACGCTGGGTATTGTCGGAGAAAGTGGATCGGGTAAGTCATCCGTTGGACGATGCCTCGTGCGCCTTCAAGATCCGGATCAAGGCAGGGTGCTATTGGGTGATACTGACATGGCGAGTTTAAAAGGTGAGGGTTTACGTCTTTCGCGTCGCAATCTACAAATGATTTTCCAAGACCCGTTTGCCTCACTTAACCCGCGTGCCAAAGTAGGACGAATTATTGCAGATGGGCCGATAGCGTATGGGGAAAGTGAATCGAATGCGCTCGCTAAGGCCGCAGAATTGATGGATTTAGTTGGGCTCGATCCTAAAGCGTTAGACCGCTTCCCACATGAATTTTCCGGCGGTCAAAGACAGCGAATTGGCATTGCTCGGGCATTGGCACTCGAACCCGATATCATTGTGGCCGATGAAGCCGTATCAGCTTTAGACGTGTCTATTCAGGCTCAGGTCTTAGAGTTACTCGCCAAGCTCAAAAAAGAGCTCAATCTCTCTTTGATTTTTATTACCCACGATTTACGTGTCGCTGCACAGATATGCGATCGCGTTATGGTGATGAAGAAAGGCCAAGTTGTGGAGATTGGGACTGGAGCCGAAATATTCGATGCTCCCAAAAATGTTTACACAAAAGGTTTGATTGAGGCCATTCCTGGACGTCTCAAGGAGATGAGAATGTCCAGCTAA
- a CDS encoding aminotransferase-like domain-containing protein, with the protein MSEAKYRQIARIIEQRMDAGEYPAESKLPTHRQLADELETTPVTVSKAYQLLTDNGRVYSHVGRGTFVCASNSLSDVIHPTDEGKDYNLSILQPCLHYNLNAISQAFQVATRSLPLDMIGYTEHSGHEKHRATGVKWAKHYGLEGGQPHNTLLVDGAQHGLSLLINALTKPGDTIAVETMTYPGIMAIAGLAERQVVGIPMDDQGVTVQGLTQVIEQHQPKLVVIVPSHQNPTGVTMPLERRKQIANIIAKHQVWLLEDDIYGFLHQEPISAITNFVPERGFHITSLSKAISPALRCGFIKIPESQIAHIEAYIRTNIWLSAPINYAAATVMIESGEAFSLAEQQREIASQRQTIARELLPQAHTSHDGFHIWLPLPEHWNQERFVIEAKNRGVLVSSGGYFNAPNSTNHHIRLSLMSVATDEGLRQALVILADLLAQPMTTVFPF; encoded by the coding sequence GTGAGTGAAGCCAAATACAGACAAATTGCCCGTATTATTGAGCAAAGAATGGATGCTGGAGAGTATCCAGCAGAAAGTAAATTGCCGACTCATCGCCAGTTAGCGGATGAGCTAGAGACGACTCCAGTCACTGTGTCGAAGGCTTATCAACTCCTTACCGACAATGGGCGGGTGTATTCTCATGTGGGGCGTGGTACGTTTGTGTGTGCGTCCAATTCGTTGAGTGATGTGATTCACCCAACGGATGAGGGAAAAGATTATAACCTGTCCATTTTGCAGCCCTGTTTACATTACAACCTCAATGCAATCAGCCAAGCTTTCCAAGTGGCTACTCGCTCTTTACCGCTAGATATGATTGGTTATACCGAACATTCTGGTCACGAAAAACACCGAGCCACAGGTGTTAAGTGGGCTAAACATTACGGTTTAGAAGGTGGGCAGCCACACAATACGTTGCTTGTGGATGGCGCGCAGCATGGCTTATCTTTGTTGATTAATGCCTTAACGAAACCCGGCGATACGATAGCAGTAGAAACCATGACGTATCCAGGAATCATGGCGATTGCCGGACTGGCTGAGCGTCAAGTTGTCGGAATTCCGATGGACGATCAAGGAGTCACTGTGCAAGGGTTGACTCAGGTGATTGAGCAGCATCAACCTAAGCTGGTGGTGATTGTGCCGTCACATCAAAATCCCACTGGTGTAACCATGCCGCTTGAGAGACGTAAACAGATTGCCAATATCATTGCTAAGCACCAAGTATGGTTGTTAGAAGATGATATTTATGGCTTTTTGCATCAAGAGCCTATCAGTGCTATCACCAATTTTGTACCGGAGCGTGGCTTTCATATTACGAGTTTATCGAAAGCGATTAGCCCTGCATTACGTTGTGGATTTATTAAAATCCCCGAGAGCCAAATTGCTCATATTGAAGCCTACATTCGTACCAATATATGGTTATCTGCGCCAATCAACTATGCCGCTGCGACTGTGATGATCGAATCGGGTGAGGCATTTAGTTTGGCGGAGCAACAACGTGAGATAGCCTCTCAGCGTCAAACGATTGCCCGTGAGTTATTACCTCAAGCGCACACCAGTCATGATGGATTCCATATTTGGTTACCTCTGCCAGAGCATTGGAATCAAGAGCGTTTTGTCATAGAGGCCAAAAATCGTGGTGTCCTTGTGAGTAGTGGAGGGTACTTTAATGCTCCCAATTCAACCAACCACCATATACGACTTTCGCTCATGTCGGTGGCAACCGATGAAGGGCTACGCCAAGCGCTAGTGATTCTCGCAGACCTGTTAGCACAACCGATGACGACGGTATTTCCGTTTTAG
- a CDS encoding M24 family metallopeptidase, producing the protein MMILTSKENIALKELKPLQQARSLEPVMLTDETMQARKEKVLTLMKSEGIECMVIYGDLEHGANFEYLTGFLTRFEEGLLVLHQDGRAFLLLGNENLNKASKARLAAEAIHVPFLSLPNQPMQNDAPIEEYFKAAGLTPEMNTALVGWKMFTSSVADNQQLFDSPYFLVDALRNVVGASYLSNRTDLLIGADQGARTTTNANEIAHYEFGAQLANQAIMSAIDKVAIGTSEMSIGNELSLYGQPHSVVSIAATGARFEKANLYPTQKTVSLGDPMSLTVGYKGGLSSRAGYAVSGCDELPPEHSDYLDVLAKPYFAAVVTWLENIRIGMAGSELYNIVEEVLPKAEYNWSLNPGHLVADEEWMSSPIYPDSKETLKSGMMLQIDIIPGRSGYAGTSCESGVVLADEMLKAQIKADYPELHEVFAVRRQYMLEQLNIQLSDDVLLMNDSVAYYNPFLLAKEKAFVKC; encoded by the coding sequence ATGATGATTCTAACCTCCAAAGAAAATATCGCTCTGAAAGAGCTCAAGCCGTTGCAACAGGCTCGTTCATTAGAGCCTGTCATGCTAACCGATGAGACCATGCAAGCACGCAAAGAGAAAGTGTTGACCTTAATGAAAAGTGAAGGTATTGAGTGCATGGTGATTTATGGTGATTTAGAACACGGGGCAAATTTTGAATATTTGACCGGTTTCTTAACTCGCTTTGAAGAAGGCCTATTGGTATTACATCAAGATGGCCGCGCATTCCTACTGTTAGGCAATGAAAATCTTAATAAAGCCAGTAAAGCGAGATTGGCCGCAGAAGCGATTCATGTACCGTTCCTTTCTTTACCTAATCAACCCATGCAAAATGACGCGCCGATTGAAGAGTACTTTAAAGCCGCGGGATTAACGCCAGAAATGAACACGGCGCTGGTGGGATGGAAAATGTTCACCAGCAGTGTTGCGGATAATCAGCAGCTATTTGATTCACCGTATTTTTTAGTTGATGCCTTAAGAAATGTCGTGGGAGCGTCTTATCTTTCTAACCGCACGGATTTGTTGATTGGTGCTGACCAAGGCGCAAGGACCACGACAAATGCCAATGAAATTGCCCATTATGAATTTGGCGCTCAATTAGCCAATCAGGCCATTATGAGCGCTATTGATAAGGTGGCTATTGGCACCTCTGAGATGAGCATAGGTAATGAATTAAGCTTGTATGGTCAGCCACATAGTGTGGTGAGCATTGCCGCTACGGGAGCTCGATTCGAAAAAGCTAATCTTTATCCAACCCAGAAAACCGTGTCTTTGGGCGATCCAATGTCATTAACGGTTGGTTATAAGGGGGGATTATCCTCACGAGCGGGTTATGCAGTGAGTGGTTGTGATGAATTACCACCTGAGCATAGCGATTACTTAGACGTTTTGGCAAAGCCTTACTTTGCCGCTGTGGTCACTTGGCTTGAGAATATTCGAATAGGTATGGCTGGGAGTGAGCTCTACAATATTGTGGAAGAGGTGCTACCTAAAGCGGAATATAACTGGAGTCTCAATCCGGGACACTTGGTGGCCGATGAGGAGTGGATGTCGTCGCCGATTTATCCTGACTCTAAAGAGACACTCAAAAGTGGCATGATGCTGCAAATCGATATTATTCCGGGGCGCAGTGGCTATGCAGGAACGAGTTGTGAAAGTGGAGTCGTGCTCGCAGATGAGATGTTAAAAGCACAGATCAAAGCAGACTACCCAGAACTTCATGAGGTGTTTGCGGTACGTCGGCAATATATGTTGGAGCAATTGAATATCCAGCTTAGTGATGACGTGCTGTTGATGAATGATTCCGTCGCTTACTACAACCCGTTTTTACTCGCGAAAGAGAAAGCGTTCGTTAAATGTTAA
- a CDS encoding amidase: protein METSQKTELGEMTAAELSVLYQSKQVSPVEAAKEAFARIDRFNPLVNAFAHLAVETALKEAKESEKRWLNGTPMSPIDGVPTTVKEMTPVKGLPIRRGSVLGQKEPATQEFLIMDRLRAAGLTILGTTTAPEFAWKGVTHGPFTGNTLNPWHTGHASGGSSGGAAVAAALNMGVLHEGSDGAGSIRIPASFCGVVGIKPTYGWIPFDTPTPLFELAHRGPLTRTVEDAALFMNATTGPAVSSRYGYCPDHVPDWKATLEHRSIRGMKIGYSRTLGYAKVDPQIASAIDKAAKRMEDLGAIVEEIDPGFANPQDALLTLWYAAEARTVDLAGPTADQLKLMDPGLLRICEKGRSISAGEYIDAEQVRADLKVTMARFHEHYDALMLPTMPLTALEAGVDFPGGVEGKDWSDWSPFTYPFNMTEQPAISIPCGFDNKGLPIGLQFVGPSYRDDIVLRLAAAYQNQYPEPLPKSPRLA, encoded by the coding sequence ATGGAAACTTCTCAGAAAACAGAGTTAGGTGAGATGACTGCAGCAGAACTCTCTGTTTTATATCAGTCAAAACAGGTTTCTCCTGTTGAAGCGGCCAAAGAGGCTTTTGCACGTATCGATCGTTTTAATCCTCTGGTCAATGCTTTTGCCCACTTGGCGGTAGAAACTGCCTTGAAAGAGGCGAAAGAATCGGAAAAACGTTGGTTAAATGGGACGCCAATGAGCCCGATTGATGGTGTTCCGACTACAGTCAAAGAGATGACCCCCGTCAAAGGGTTACCGATACGACGTGGGTCGGTATTGGGACAAAAAGAGCCCGCTACGCAAGAATTTCTCATTATGGATAGATTACGTGCTGCGGGATTGACCATCTTGGGCACCACGACTGCGCCAGAGTTTGCTTGGAAAGGGGTCACTCATGGGCCATTTACAGGTAACACACTCAATCCATGGCACACTGGTCATGCTTCTGGTGGCTCATCAGGCGGTGCGGCGGTAGCAGCAGCGCTGAATATGGGTGTGCTCCATGAAGGGTCTGATGGCGCTGGCTCTATTCGTATTCCTGCCTCATTTTGTGGTGTTGTGGGTATCAAACCCACTTATGGATGGATTCCTTTCGATACGCCCACACCGTTATTCGAATTGGCTCATAGAGGGCCACTGACTCGTACTGTTGAAGATGCGGCGCTATTTATGAATGCTACGACAGGTCCAGCCGTTTCATCTCGTTATGGATACTGCCCCGATCATGTACCTGATTGGAAAGCGACGCTTGAACATCGCTCTATTCGCGGTATGAAAATTGGTTATAGTCGTACACTTGGTTATGCCAAAGTCGATCCACAAATTGCCTCTGCAATAGATAAAGCAGCAAAACGAATGGAAGATCTGGGCGCCATAGTTGAAGAGATCGATCCCGGTTTTGCTAATCCTCAAGATGCGTTACTGACACTGTGGTATGCGGCTGAAGCGAGAACGGTCGACTTAGCTGGTCCAACGGCGGATCAACTGAAATTAATGGATCCTGGTCTATTACGTATCTGTGAAAAAGGACGGTCCATTTCTGCTGGAGAATACATCGACGCTGAACAAGTGAGAGCGGATTTAAAAGTCACCATGGCACGTTTTCATGAACACTATGACGCCTTAATGTTGCCGACAATGCCATTAACTGCTTTAGAGGCCGGCGTGGATTTTCCTGGGGGAGTGGAAGGTAAAGATTGGTCTGATTGGTCTCCCTTTACTTATCCATTCAATATGACAGAACAACCCGCGATTTCTATTCCATGTGGGTTTGATAATAAAGGTTTACCGATTGGTTTACAGTTTGTGGGGCCGAGTTATCGTGATGACATTGTATTGCGCCTAGCCGCTGCTTATCAAAATCAGTATCCAGAACCCTTGCCTAAATCGCCAAGACTAGCGTGA